GAATGGTGATGTACGAAGCGGAAGCTTTGGCAAAACTAATAGGGATTTGTAAAGAGCATAATGTTTTAACAATTGCCGATGAAGTAATGACAGGTTTTGGTAAAACCGGAAAAACATTTGCAATGGATTATGTCGCTGAAAATCCGGATATGATTTGTTTGTCGAAAGCTTTGACAGGAGGAACAATTCCAATGGCAATTACAACTTTTACTCAGGAAGTTTTTGACGCTTTTTATGATGATGATATTAATAAAGCATTGTTTCATGGACATACTTTTACTGCAAATCCTACAGGCTGTGCGGCAGCTTTGGCGAGTATAGATTTATTGCAGACAAATGAAATGCAGACAAATATTGAACGCATTAATAAAAGCCATCTGGAATTCCAGAAGAGAATTGAGAATCATTCGAAGGTTGTTACAACAAGAACTTTGGGTGTTATTTTTGCAGTTGAAATTAAATCAGATTCTGAGGAAAGCTATTACGGGTCAATGCGAACAAAACTCTATAATTTCTTTATAGAAAAAGGCGTTGTTTTGAGACCGGTTGGGAATATAGTTTATATTCTTCCGCCATATATTATGACAGATGAGCAGCTTCAAAAAGTATACAAAACGATTTTAGAAGCGATAGAAATGGTATAATTTTTTTAACCATATAAGTGATATAAGCCCAGTTAAGCAAGTTTGTTTTGCGATTTATTATGTGAACTTATATCACTTATATGGTTAAATAATGCGAACTTTGCGATTAAATAAAATATTTTGAATACACAAAAAATTTCTATAACAGCTTTTTCTTCCATTTCTTCTTTAGGAAATAATGCTGAAGAAGTCTGGAAAAAGTATCTCGATAATCAACATTGTTTCTCTAAACAATTTTTAGATCAACAAGATACTTCGGTTGCTATTCTTGATGCTGAATCAAAGCAAATGGTTACTGAAATTAGAGAATCAGATTCGAAGTATAAATTTCTGGATGACTCTGTTTTATTTGCTTTGGCCGCTTCTCGTAAAGCTGTTGAACAAGCAGGATGGAATTCAAATGATGTTTTCGGAATAAATATTGGTTCGTCAAGAGGCGCAACTGATTTATTCGAAAAACATTACAAAGAATATATCGACACCGGAAAAGCACAAACTCTTGCGTCGCCAACAACAACATTGGGAAATATATCTTCCTGGATCGCTCATGATCTGCAAAGTGTTGGTCCCGAAATTTCGCATTCAATAACCTGTTCTACAGCACTTCATTCTTTATTGAATGGAGTGGCATGGTTAAGATCCGGAATGGCAGATAAATTTTTGGTTGGAGGAAGTGAAGCTCCTTTAACCGATTTTACAATTGCTCAAATGCGGGCTCTAAAAATTTATTCCCGTATTGATCAGGATCAGGAAAGCTGGCCCAATTTAGC
The sequence above is drawn from the Flavobacterium sp. N2038 genome and encodes:
- the bioA gene encoding adenosylmethionine--8-amino-7-oxononanoate transaminase, which codes for MTLTEKDSQYLWHPYTQHKTSQTPIAISRGEGALLWDENNKEYIDAIASWWVNPFGHSNKFIADAIYKQLTTLEHVLFGGFTHEPAIKVAERLMEILPDNQQKIFFSDNGSTAVEVAIKVALQYFFNKGEKRTTIIAFENAFHGDTFAAMAASGISFYTQAFQGMFIDVVRIPVPVKGQEEVSFEALKNVIQNHNCAGFIFEPLVQGAAGMVMYEAEALAKLIGICKEHNVLTIADEVMTGFGKTGKTFAMDYVAENPDMICLSKALTGGTIPMAITTFTQEVFDAFYDDDINKALFHGHTFTANPTGCAAALASIDLLQTNEMQTNIERINKSHLEFQKRIENHSKVVTTRTLGVIFAVEIKSDSEESYYGSMRTKLYNFFIEKGVVLRPVGNIVYILPPYIMTDEQLQKVYKTILEAIEMV
- a CDS encoding beta-ketoacyl synthase N-terminal-like domain-containing protein, producing the protein MNTQKISITAFSSISSLGNNAEEVWKKYLDNQHCFSKQFLDQQDTSVAILDAESKQMVTEIRESDSKYKFLDDSVLFALAASRKAVEQAGWNSNDVFGINIGSSRGATDLFEKHYKEYIDTGKAQTLASPTTTLGNISSWIAHDLQSVGPEISHSITCSTALHSLLNGVAWLRSGMADKFLVGGSEAPLTDFTIAQMRALKIYSRIDQDQESWPNLAFDFEKTQNTMILGEGAAVCCLEAGEKENAIAYVTGVGYATEVLEHNISISAEATCFQKSMKMALEGENPEDIDAIVMHAPGTIKGDLTELRAIEKVFGSKLPLLTTNKWKIGHTFGASGILSLELALLMMQNDTFIGVPFGEKQNQNKKIKKVLINAVGFGGNAVSVLVEKR